A stretch of Acropora muricata isolate sample 2 chromosome 7, ASM3666990v1, whole genome shotgun sequence DNA encodes these proteins:
- the LOC136922277 gene encoding acyl-coenzyme A thioesterase MBLAC2-like produces the protein MADQMFTAEKVQEGIYMIRERYYESSNRANIWLIQGSTMDLIVDTGLGIWHLPSFLKERCLIGEKPVQAVASHVHFDHSGGLHQFEKFAIHQLEAEAIRKGDNFQTVTIFFGSGEITRPPHEGWSLSDYKVRSAEPFVVLEEGYVFDLGNRRLRVLHLPGHTPGSVGLLDEEAKVLFSGDVVYDTLALIDWVPHSDLNAYIETCRRLRNLSSEVDIVFPGHADPFDGNRLHFLTSEFIEKASTCRHKLFTVVMKCLSTMILKAKNSSNIPAKCCFHACCCCYCFK, from the coding sequence ATGGCGGATCAAATGTTCACAGCAGAAAAAGTACAGGAAGGTATCTACATGATCCGAGAGAGGTACTACGAGTCTTCCAACAGAGCCAATATTTGGTTGATTCAAGGTTCTACCATGGATTTAATCGTTGACACTGGTCTAGGAATATGGCATTTGCCGAGCTTTTTAAAAGAGCGATGTTTAATAGGAGAGAAACCAGTACAAGCTGTTGCTTCTCACGTCCATTTTGATCACTCTGGGGGACTACATCAGTTTGAAAAGTTCGCAATTCATCAACTCGAAGCAGAAGCGATTCGCAAAGGTGACAATTTTCAAACAGTGACCATATTTTTCGGAAGCGGTGAAATCACGAGACCGCCTCACGAAGGATGGTCGCTTTCTGACTACAAGGTGAGATCAGCCGAACCGTTTGTTGTGTTAGAAGAAGGTTACGTATTCGACCTTGGAAATCGACGTCTCCGTGTGCTTCACTTGCCTGGACACACTCCTGGAAGCGTAGGCTTATTGGATGAAGAAGCCAAAGTCTTGTTTTCGGGAGACGTTGTGTATGACACATTAGCCCTCATCGACTGGGTCCCTCACAGCGATCTCAACGCCTACATTGAGACCTGCCGAAGGCTTCGAAATTTATCCAGTGAAGTCGATATTGTCTTTCCCGGGCATGCAGATCCCTTTGACGGCAATAGACTCCATTTCTTAACGTCGGAGTTTATCGAAAAGGCTTCAACTTGCCGCCATAAGCTGTTCACTGTTGTGATGAAATGTTTGTCAACTATGATACTGAAGGCAAAAAACTCGAGTAATATTCCCGCCAAATGCTGTTTCCAtgcttgttgctgttgttattgcTTCAAGTAG